In Ipomoea triloba cultivar NCNSP0323 chromosome 7, ASM357664v1, a single genomic region encodes these proteins:
- the LOC116026067 gene encoding F-box/FBD/LRR-repeat protein At1g13570-like isoform X2, translating to MARRLLLRIVPDASRDLISELPLELKVRILECLPTRDAARTALLSTHWNHVWLRLGRLAFDFDFLYDIRKCSGKSIVPYKIITYILLHRVQPVKKFSLHLCALFDPTVEQSDLDEWCLYLSRNGIEELDISCSSHCPFKLPFCIVWCPTIKQLELWGLGFDCPINAPSIFPGVTSLIFLEVVFNHNVNGIVSSIPNLEKLEFFRYEGISNFKFRAPKLESLSIFGFIPGVEYRWLALHLESVKVLCLDLDSMSKWENVEVASFPTAINLQVIKLDSINFANEKQVMGVLKLLQKSPNLCELHITVIFLDDDIQDDDIQDVLLLLKDPDSCIVNQDLKMLKTIKIRLFTVSTVQMLFVKMLLSKSPTLENVVFLEKYYCHRQYNDYSIYLSSHYPTHF from the exons atggcTCGACGTCTGCTACTCAGAATCGTACCGGATGCAAGTAGGGATTTAATAAGTGAGCTGCCGTTAGAGTTAAAGGTCagaattttggagtgtttgcCCACCCGAGACGCCGCCAGAACTGCTCTGCTCTCAACACACTGGAATCATGTTTGGTTGCGGCTTGGGCGGCTTGCTTTCGATTTTGACTTCTTATACGATATCCGAAAATGCAGTGGTAAAAGTATCGTGCcttataaaataataacttacATTCTGTTGCATCGTGTTCAACCCGTTAAGAAATTTAGCCTACACCTCTGTGCCTTATTTGATCCTACTGTGGAGCAGTCGGATTTGGATGAGTGGTGTCTTTATCTGTCAAGAAATGGCATTGAGGAACTTGACATCTCTTGTTCCAGCCACTGTCCATTTAAGCTGCCATTTTGTATAGTCTGGTGCCCCACTATCAAGCAGCTGGAACTCTGGGGTTTGGGTTTTGATTGCCCAATAAATGCTCCTTCTATTTTTCCCGGTgtcacttcattaattttcttGGAGGTTGTTTTTAATCACAATGTTAATGGAATTGTGTCTAGCATTCCTAATCTTGAGAAGCTGGAATTCTTTCGATATGAAGGGATCAGTAATTTTAAGTTCAGAGCTCCAAAACTTGAAAGCTTGTCTATTTTTGGTTTTATACCTGGAGTTGAATACAGATGGCTTGCACTTCATTTGGAATCAGTTAAGGTTCTTTGCTTGGATCTTGATAGCATGTCG aagtgGGAAAATGTTGAAGTAGCCTCCTTCCCAACTGCAATAAATCTGCAAGTAATCAAACTGGATTCTATAAACTTTGCCAATGAAAAACAGGTCATGGGTGTTTTGAAGTTGCTTCAAAAATCTCCCAACCTATGTGAACTACACATTACAGTA ATATTCTTGGATGATGACATACAAGATGATGACATACAAGATGTTTTACTACTTTTGAAGGATCCAGACAGTTGTATTGTTAATCAAGATCTAAAAATGCTTAAAACAATCAAGATTAGACTGTTTACTGTATCCACAGTCCAAATGCTTTTTGTGAAAATGTTGCTCTCAAAATCCCCTACATTAGAGAATGTTGTTTTTTTGGAAAAGTATTATTGTCATCGGCAATACAATGACTACTCTATATATTTGTCATCACATTATCCTACACATTTCTAA
- the LOC116026067 gene encoding F-box/FBD/LRR-repeat protein At1g13570-like isoform X1, whose translation MAGSSIKIVPDARRDLISELPAKAQTKHQRIVPDASRDLISELPLELKVRILECLPTRDAARTALLSTHWNHVWLRLGRLAFDFDFLYDIRKCSGKSIVPYKIITYILLHRVQPVKKFSLHLCALFDPTVEQSDLDEWCLYLSRNGIEELDISCSSHCPFKLPFCIVWCPTIKQLELWGLGFDCPINAPSIFPGVTSLIFLEVVFNHNVNGIVSSIPNLEKLEFFRYEGISNFKFRAPKLESLSIFGFIPGVEYRWLALHLESVKVLCLDLDSMSKWENVEVASFPTAINLQVIKLDSINFANEKQVMGVLKLLQKSPNLCELHITVIFLDDDIQDDDIQDVLLLLKDPDSCIVNQDLKMLKTIKIRLFTVSTVQMLFVKMLLSKSPTLENVVFLEKYYCHRQYNDYSIYLSSHYPTHF comes from the exons ATGGCTGGTTCTTCAATCAAAATCGTACCGGATGCAAGAAGGGATTTGATTAGTGAACTCCCCGCAAAGGCCCAAACCAAACATCAGAG AATCGTACCGGATGCAAGTAGGGATTTAATAAGTGAGCTGCCGTTAGAGTTAAAGGTCagaattttggagtgtttgcCCACCCGAGACGCCGCCAGAACTGCTCTGCTCTCAACACACTGGAATCATGTTTGGTTGCGGCTTGGGCGGCTTGCTTTCGATTTTGACTTCTTATACGATATCCGAAAATGCAGTGGTAAAAGTATCGTGCcttataaaataataacttacATTCTGTTGCATCGTGTTCAACCCGTTAAGAAATTTAGCCTACACCTCTGTGCCTTATTTGATCCTACTGTGGAGCAGTCGGATTTGGATGAGTGGTGTCTTTATCTGTCAAGAAATGGCATTGAGGAACTTGACATCTCTTGTTCCAGCCACTGTCCATTTAAGCTGCCATTTTGTATAGTCTGGTGCCCCACTATCAAGCAGCTGGAACTCTGGGGTTTGGGTTTTGATTGCCCAATAAATGCTCCTTCTATTTTTCCCGGTgtcacttcattaattttcttGGAGGTTGTTTTTAATCACAATGTTAATGGAATTGTGTCTAGCATTCCTAATCTTGAGAAGCTGGAATTCTTTCGATATGAAGGGATCAGTAATTTTAAGTTCAGAGCTCCAAAACTTGAAAGCTTGTCTATTTTTGGTTTTATACCTGGAGTTGAATACAGATGGCTTGCACTTCATTTGGAATCAGTTAAGGTTCTTTGCTTGGATCTTGATAGCATGTCG aagtgGGAAAATGTTGAAGTAGCCTCCTTCCCAACTGCAATAAATCTGCAAGTAATCAAACTGGATTCTATAAACTTTGCCAATGAAAAACAGGTCATGGGTGTTTTGAAGTTGCTTCAAAAATCTCCCAACCTATGTGAACTACACATTACAGTA ATATTCTTGGATGATGACATACAAGATGATGACATACAAGATGTTTTACTACTTTTGAAGGATCCAGACAGTTGTATTGTTAATCAAGATCTAAAAATGCTTAAAACAATCAAGATTAGACTGTTTACTGTATCCACAGTCCAAATGCTTTTTGTGAAAATGTTGCTCTCAAAATCCCCTACATTAGAGAATGTTGTTTTTTTGGAAAAGTATTATTGTCATCGGCAATACAATGACTACTCTATATATTTGTCATCACATTATCCTACACATTTCTAA
- the LOC116026067 gene encoding F-box/FBD/LRR-repeat protein At1g13570-like isoform X3, with translation MAGSSIKIVPDARRDLISELPAKAQTKHQRIVPDASRDLISELPLELKVRILECLPTRDAARTALLSTHWNHVWLRLGRLAFDFDFLYDIRKCSGKSIVPYKIITYILLHRVQPVKKFSLHLCALFDPTVEQSDLDEWCLYLSRNGIEELDISCSSHCPFKLPFCIVWCPTIKQLELWGLGFDCPINAPSIFPGVTSLIFLEVVFNHNVNGIVSSIPNLEKLEFFRYEGISNFKFRAPKLESLSIFGFIPGVEYRWLALHLESVKVLCLDLDSMSKWENVEVASFPTAINLQVIKLDSINFANEKQVMGVLKLLQKSPNLCELHITVL, from the exons ATGGCTGGTTCTTCAATCAAAATCGTACCGGATGCAAGAAGGGATTTGATTAGTGAACTCCCCGCAAAGGCCCAAACCAAACATCAGAG AATCGTACCGGATGCAAGTAGGGATTTAATAAGTGAGCTGCCGTTAGAGTTAAAGGTCagaattttggagtgtttgcCCACCCGAGACGCCGCCAGAACTGCTCTGCTCTCAACACACTGGAATCATGTTTGGTTGCGGCTTGGGCGGCTTGCTTTCGATTTTGACTTCTTATACGATATCCGAAAATGCAGTGGTAAAAGTATCGTGCcttataaaataataacttacATTCTGTTGCATCGTGTTCAACCCGTTAAGAAATTTAGCCTACACCTCTGTGCCTTATTTGATCCTACTGTGGAGCAGTCGGATTTGGATGAGTGGTGTCTTTATCTGTCAAGAAATGGCATTGAGGAACTTGACATCTCTTGTTCCAGCCACTGTCCATTTAAGCTGCCATTTTGTATAGTCTGGTGCCCCACTATCAAGCAGCTGGAACTCTGGGGTTTGGGTTTTGATTGCCCAATAAATGCTCCTTCTATTTTTCCCGGTgtcacttcattaattttcttGGAGGTTGTTTTTAATCACAATGTTAATGGAATTGTGTCTAGCATTCCTAATCTTGAGAAGCTGGAATTCTTTCGATATGAAGGGATCAGTAATTTTAAGTTCAGAGCTCCAAAACTTGAAAGCTTGTCTATTTTTGGTTTTATACCTGGAGTTGAATACAGATGGCTTGCACTTCATTTGGAATCAGTTAAGGTTCTTTGCTTGGATCTTGATAGCATGTCG aagtgGGAAAATGTTGAAGTAGCCTCCTTCCCAACTGCAATAAATCTGCAAGTAATCAAACTGGATTCTATAAACTTTGCCAATGAAAAACAGGTCATGGGTGTTTTGAAGTTGCTTCAAAAATCTCCCAACCTATGTGAACTACACATTACAGTA TTGTAG